The DNA segment agaataaatatatttaggcaactattttataaaaacgtttttatattaaaaaataatttaaaaggtgtttagataaatattttataaaaacattttacaTGTAATTTTTTTcctcatattttttttcttttttgctaTTCATTACTTAATTGGcccatgtttttttattttaaaaacataaaaaattatttttcagttattctttaaaaaatattattagagaatatttttcaaacatataAGTTAAGTTATTTTCACTTGTAAGTAATTACCTTTGTTTCATTACCTATTTCGTGCAATTTGTTTATTACTTAAATCTACTGATTTTTTTCAAGCTATTTTTTCAGTCATagatagataataataataataataataatataaatgtgattttgtgtgtgtttttttttttttttttatcatgatgTTTTCTTTCTAGTCTAGATAAACGCATGTATTTTCATCCCGTAATATTTCTGTAGCTAATGTAAGAAATGTTCCCCACTattattgaaaatataaaaaataaatataataataataataataataataataattaaaaaggaAGAGACATTCATTAACGAACGTTGATCACACAGTACAACAAAGCAAATTTCACAGAAATTAAAACCAAACATTGATCTGACGACCAATTATACACGTAAATTTCTCATGCAATCTTCTTTATCTTATACAATTACTATGACAACAAGATTCCATTGTGTACGTTTTCAGTTACTTTGCCTTTGCCACTTTTAAAATCACTGTTTCATTCAACCAAGAAATTAAAGTTTCTTCATGCCAAAAGCCCCTCCCTCTTCAACTCCTCCTTAAACTCTTGGATCTCCTTCTCCGGcaaaatcgccgtaactttccTTCCTTCACGAACATTCTTGTCACCAGGCAGCACCAAAATCGCCCCTTCTTCGCCGACTCCATCGATCCTAAGGCTAAAGCTCACTGGCTTTTGCCCCCTGTACTCGAACTCGTAGAAGTTCCCCTCTTCAATGTTCACAAAGCTCAAATTTGCACCATAGATAATGAAATCAGGCAGTCCTTGCTCTTTCTCGATGATTTCGTCGATCTTTTTTCGCTCATCCGATGCTCTGGTTTTCAACAGTGTTGCTAGCTCAGTAGGCGTGGCCTCCTCTACAGGAAACTCAGCCTTAACCACACTCACATTTAGGCTATTACTCAGTGTCCCCTCTGTTTCATTTTTCTTACCTTTTTCGCATATGGTCGCGACTTTCGGCCCCGTTCCTCGTCCCCGAATATTGGCAATGCATTGCCAAATGACAGCGGAGAGTGCCTCGAAAGATGAAAATTCGACCCCTTTTCGGCTTAGTTTGGATTGAAGATGACTCAGTTGCGTGCCTGAAATATTAAAGGAGAATGTGTTCATGTTGCATTCTGTGGCCTTTATCCAATTATCTCCAACCGGGCCGACCCGTTTGATGCTTAGTGGATCCTCCGCATCTCTGGGCTGGTCGTTGGGACTCGCGGACTTTGTGAGGGATTGGGCCAGAGCAATGGGTCGGCCTGGTGCATTATCAGCCACAGTCTTCCCCAATTGCTTCATGAATTCTGCAGCAGAGAATGCATCGCCAAGTACATGGGCCCAGCTTAGGCCCACAGCCGTCCCTCCACATTTGAATTTTGTTAGCTGCGCTCATTAATCGTGAGAAAattattacaaaaaaaattttgaattcgactcaaaatcacataataataataataatcaaacaaAAGAGCGAAAAGACCAAAATGTATCCAAAAgaaaaaacattattttcacCATCATATATACGAGTATAAAAGAATTAATATGGACCATTGGATACAATACAACCCCGAACGAGGTGATTCGGGTGGAAGGCATTTGCCAATATTCCCCGTAACCTTAAAACTTAAAGAAGAATGTGATATGGTCAGCCAACTACTATATTAATGATGAGTGGGTGCCAACAAttaatgtgagacccctgtTCTATAATAAAagctttaaaataaatttaaaatggtACTTACGTAgaaacttgggttaatcattttcgaaaatagatCTAACGGAGTCGACATGAATTAAGTAGGTGTAGTGTAGGAAATGAAGCAAACCTGTATCAAAACAAGAGGAGAAAAAGAAAGCTCGGGACCAATGATTTGAGTGGAGACGAGAGGTTTCTCATGGGAATCATCCTTAATCTCGAGCCATTCCTCCAGCGTTTTGTGGCACTTGGCTTCGATGAACCTGACTCCACAGTCGTTGCACTTGATGTAAGGGCGGCCCGATTCAGATCTCCGGAGGCGGCCGCAGGAAACGGGGAACTGGTTCAGCCACATGAACATGGGCTCCTTGATGACCAGAGGAGTCAGGCCCTCGAATGCTTTGCTGCCGAAGTAATAGATGCAGCGCAGGTAATGGAGCTTCATGGCCAAGTCCATGTTCTCGGGCTCGAAAATGGAGTCGGGGGCCGTTACGTTTCCCGGCCCGATAGATGACAGCTTCACGTTGTAGATCAGGCCTTCTGCTTCCATGGTGGATGATACCATTTTCTTCAATGCTTTAATTTggtaattgataaaaaaaaaatattgaaaatatgtatatatatgtggaAAGTGAAATTATATCTACATGGGTTTTGGTCTCTTCCGTTGATATCTATATATACACATGCAACAGCAACTGTACTATATATTTACAAAAGGAATTAAAGCCACCCAAAGGGATGGTAGCTGGGCCAACCTATAGCCAATGAAGGGTGATCTTTCTATtcttttgttatatatatataaacaacttTGAAAATTGACCAAGTGAGGGATGAAATGTTAATTGGCCTTCTCATAAATATTACAAActaagtattattattattatggaaTTCGTCTCACATTAAagtctcaagtttcatacaaaATATGTTttgtgggaaaaaaaaaaaaaaaaaaaactcaattataataaaaattcttCCACGCTCGAATAAATAAAGTGCGTataaatatttgaattcttataCTTGAATTGAAATGATTGGGGGCATGATAAAATTTATAGAAGCTGAGAGGTGATTTATTACGGAGTTGGAACTACGAACCCACGGCTTGGTGGCGAAGTTAGGTAAAGTGTAGGCTTTCGAGATaaaaggtaaaaaaaaatttaaaaattttttagttATGCTATACGTATAGGAAGAGATATTATTTGGTGTTATGAATGAGATGAATGAAGTATGCCTACAAATGTGATGAAAATATAATAAGATATAAACGAGtaacatatataaataaataataagttgttttatatttttttaattttgaaggattattatgttttaaatttGCAAACAGTTGCATGGAAATAGGCTGTATTTGCAAAGTTTCACTCATGAAGTCAATTATGCTCTCATCGTATGATGAGCTAAGAGTGATGTTTCATTCAACCCATATGCAATAAATCACGGGTCATGAAATGAAATTAAGTTAATTAAAAAATgaaacaaacatgaaataagtaAAAAATTGTGACTcatttcattttcatttattgtaCCAAACGAGACTTGAGTTTAATACAAAAGCATGGTTAATAATTATTTGAAACCATAAGACAGGAATTTAGTAATTAATCGGTGTTATTTGAAGaaatgtagttttttttttgctaAAGTTTAAACTAAACTTTCAaggataatataaaaattttagatAACGTATTAGAATGTTAGATTTCAGATGTCGCCCTTGTACTTGCACTGACTCCAAGTTCTGTACATAATGAATTTTATTCTTTATACTAAAATACCCTTATATAACTGCAATATTAATAGAGGTTTTCCGATGCTAACTACCACCTAAATAGCATTTATTATCTACAAATAATTGAAAAAGGATAATTAAAGAGATGAAAAGAGACGGGAGCTAGCATCAATTTGTTTACAGTTGGGAAATATTATTAATGGTGTATGGCCGGTGTTCTAAATTAAATCGATTTtttaatcataattaattaatcatagTGGATCAAGCAGAATATGCATGtatataataatgataataatttttttaaaaaaaatgaaatagagAGAGAGAAGGGTAGCTATGCAATTAATACGTGCCATTATTAAAGCCTTGGACAGTTGAATAATTACATATTTTGGGGAAAATCATGGGGGCCCATTTATTATGCATGGTACCTCTCCATCTGTAAATTAGTTGCATTGAAAGTAACAGTGAGTGCGTAAGATTGGGATGTTTATGCTAAAAAAGAAAAGCAATTAATAGCAAAGaaaaccaaaacaaaacaaaagaacgaataaagaaatcagCCTTATTTATAGACATAATAATTCGATGGAGTTTATTATTCTTAGGATAATACGGTGTACTCTTATTAGCACATTGGGTTAACACCGACCTTATTCTCAAGTTCAATTTCGAAATATGTAACATGCGAGCGAGCCACAAGTTTTGTGAAGATGATCGCCAGCAAGAAAACAAACAAACTAGGGagccaaataattttatttttgtgtagtgATTACTAATGAATCGCTGGTTTt comes from the Henckelia pumila isolate YLH828 chromosome 1, ASM3356847v2, whole genome shotgun sequence genome and includes:
- the LOC140866077 gene encoding protein ECERIFERUM 26-like, which translates into the protein MVSSTMEAEGLIYNVKLSSIGPGNVTAPDSIFEPENMDLAMKLHYLRCIYYFGSKAFEGLTPLVIKEPMFMWLNQFPVSCGRLRRSESGRPYIKCNDCGVRFIEAKCHKTLEEWLEIKDDSHEKPLVSTQIIGPELSFSPLVLIQLTKFKCGGTAVGLSWAHVLGDAFSAAEFMKQLGKTVADNAPGRPIALAQSLTKSASPNDQPRDAEDPLSIKRVGPVGDNWIKATECNMNTFSFNISGTQLSHLQSKLSRKGVEFSSFEALSAVIWQCIANIRGRGTGPKVATICEKGKKNETEGTLSNSLNVSVVKAEFPVEEATPTELATLLKTRASDERKKIDEIIEKEQGLPDFIIYGANLSFVNIEEGNFYEFEYRGQKPVSFSLRIDGVGEEGAILVLPGDKNVREGRKVTAILPEKEIQEFKEELKREGLLA